A stretch of Arachis hypogaea cultivar Tifrunner chromosome 15, arahy.Tifrunner.gnm2.J5K5, whole genome shotgun sequence DNA encodes these proteins:
- the LOC112749397 gene encoding 13-hydroxylupanine O-tigloyltransferase-like, with the protein MVLQKSSSSTSSMVFKVTRKPAELVAPAGPTPHELKLLSDIDDQQGLRFHYSGVHIFAYNPSMAGKDPVRVIREALSKALVFYYPLAGRLREGPRGKLMVDCSGEGVLLMEADADVTVDHFGVDPLPPFPCFDELLFDVRSSHDGIINSPLLLLQVTRFKCGGFIFAMRVNHTMCDAIGYVQFIKGIAEIAQGASKPSILPVWCRELLCARDPPRVTFIHHEYNQRPLENDSENVSLKPCHASFFFGSKEIDALRCLFPPHIAQSSTTFDVLTACLWRCHTAALQWKNPNQEVRFMCVVNTRFEPCRLNPPLPEGYYGNAFVLPTAVSTVEMLCRRPLSYALELVKKAKKEASEEYVHSTADLMEIKGRPPLSLTGSFIMSDIIKSGITDVDYGWGKPLYSGPDKAGMDDIPGLSFYVPYTNSKGEHGRLVLICLPQEAMKRFENELNGILQIKDIQKPTKSISNL; encoded by the exons ATGGTCCTCcagaaatcatcatcatcaacatcatctATGGTGTTTAAAGTAACGAGAAAGCCAGCGGAGTTAGTAGCACCTGCTGGACCCACTCCCCATGAGCTTAAGCTTCTCTCCGACATTGATGACCAACAAGGTCTCCGCTTCCACTATTCAGGGGTTCATATCTTTGCTTACAACCCTTCAATGGCAGGGAAAGACCCTGTCCGTGTCATTAGAGAAGCATTGTCAAAAGCACTTGTGTTTTATTATCCATTAGCTGGGAGACTTAGGGAAGGTCCTAGGGGAAAACTTATGGTGGATTGCAGTGGCGAAGGTGTATTGTTGATGGAAGCTGATGCAGATGTTACAGTTGACCATTTTGGTGTTGATCCTCTTCCTCCATTCCCTTGCTTTGATGAGCTCCTCTTCGATGTTCGATCTTCTCATGATGGAATTATTAACTCTCCACTCCTGCTTTTACAG GTGACACGGTTCAAATGCGGCGGTTTCATCTTTGCTATGCGTGTGAACCACACAATGTGTGATGCAATTGGATATGTTCAATTCATAAAGGGCATAGCAGAAATAGCCCAAGGTGCATCAAAGCCTTCAATTCTCCCAGTTTGGTGTAGGGAGCTTCTTTGTGCCAGAGATCCACCAAGAGTTACATTCATCCACCATGAATACAACCAACGACCGCTTGAAAATGACAGCGAAAATGTCTCTTTGAAACCCTGCCATGCTTCCTTCTTCTTTGGCTCCAAAGAGATTGATGCATTGCGCTGCCTCTTCCCTCCTCACATTGCTCAATCTTCCACCACCTTCGATGTCCTCACTGCATGCCTCTGGCGTTGTCATACGGCTGCACTCCAATGGAAAAACCCTAATCAAGAGGTTCGCTTCATGTGTGTAGTCAATACACGTTTTGAACCTTGCAG GCTTAATCCTCCACTACCTGAAGGGTATTATGGCAACGCTTTTGTGCTTCCTACGGCAGTTTCCACCGTGGAGATGCTTTGCAGGCGGCCTTTAAGCTATGCATTGGAgttggtgaagaaagcaaagaaagaagcAAGTGAGGAGTATGTTCACTCTACTGCCGATCTAATGGAAATTAAGGGAAGGCCTCCACTTTCCTTGACAGGATCTTTTATTATGTCAGACATCATAAAATCTGGGATAACAGATGTGGATTATGGATGGGGTAAGCCTTTGTATTCTGGACCAGACAAGGCTGGAATGGATGATATTCCTGGTTTGAGCTTCTATGTTCCATATACTAACTCTAAAGGAGAACATGGTAGACTAGTTTTAATTTGCCTCCCACAAGAAGCCATGAAAAGGTTTGAGAACGAGCTTAATGGAATACTTCAGATCAAGGATATACAAAAACCTACCAAGTCAATTTCCAATCTGTAA